GGAGGAGACCGAGCTCAAGGCCTCCAGGCTCCTCGCGGTAGCGTCGGGCGCATACGAAGCGACGGGAAGGACCGCACCATGAGGATCTGGGTCAACGGCGAACTGCGGGACGCCGATGACGCCCGGGTGTCCGTGCTCGACCACGGGCTCACCGTCGGCGACGGCATCTTCGAGACGGTCAGGACCACCGGCGGCAGGCCCTTCGCGCTCACCCGGCACCTCGACCGGCTGGCCCGCTCCGCCCGGGGCCTCGGCCTGCCGGCGCCCGACCTGGACGAGGTGCGCCGGGCCTGCGCCGCCGTCATCGAGGCCAACCCGGCCGCCCTGGGCCGGCTGCGGATCACGTACACCGGCGGCATCTCGCCGCTCGGCTCCGACCGAGGCACCGCAGGCCCCGGCCTCGTCGTCGCCCTCGGGGAGGTGAAGCGCCGCCCGGACACCACGGCGGTCATCACCGTTCCCTGGACGCGCAACGAACGCGGCGCGCTCACCGGGCTCAAGACCACCTCGTACGCGGAGAACGTCGTCGCGCTGGCCCGCGCCCACGAGCACGGCGCCACCGAGGCACTCTTCGCCAACACCGTCGGGCAGCTCTGCGAGGGCACCGGCTCCAACGTCTTCGTCGTCCTGGACGGGCAGTTGCACACCCCGCCGGTCGCCTCGGGCTGCCTGGCCGGGATCACCCGCGCGCTGGCGGTGGAGTGGACGGGCGCGCAGGAGACCGAACTGCCCTTCGACGTACTGGAACGGGCCGAGGAGATCTTCCTGACCTCCACGCTCCGCGACATCCAGTCCGTCCACCGGGTCGACGGCAGGGAGCTGCCCGGCGGCCCCGGCCCGGTCACCGCCAAGGCCATGAGCGTCTTCGACGAGCGGGCCGGCGACGACCTGGACCCGTAGCCGGTGTCCGCGTGTGCGCAGCGGGGCCTGAACGGGCGCGCGTAAAAGCGGATGACTGCGGCGCGTCGAGGGGATAGAAATCCCGAGATGACCACGACACTCCGGCCCTCCGGGCCGATACGGACAGGCGCCGACGGCGCACGGGACCGCGCGTACGACGTGTGCGACAACGGGCGGCCCGTCGGCGCCGTCGAGATCGCCGTCGAGCCGGGGCCGGCCGGCGGGGCGGGTCTGCTGAGGTCCCTGCGGATCGACGAACCCGTCCGCAGGCGCGGCCGCGGGACCATCGCCGCACTGGCGGCCGAAGAGGTACTGCGCGGCTGGGGCTGCACCCAGGTGCGTACCTCGGTCGACCCCGCGGGCACGGCTGCGCAGGGGCTCGCCGCCGCACTCGGTTACACCGAGCGCAGCAGGAACATGATCAAGACGCTGCCGTCGGACCCCCCGACGCTGCCGGACGGGCTGACCGCCCGCCCGATGACGCCCGACGAGTTCGCGCGGTGGGAGGACGGGGCCGTCGCGGCGTACGCGGAGAGCCTGACCACCCGCGGAATGCCGGCCGAGGCCGCACTGCGGGCAGCCCGCACCTCCCACGCCGGGCACCTCCCGGACGGTCTGGACACCGAGGGCGCCCATCTGCACTTCCTGATCCACGAGGGCGGGACGGTGGGGCACGTCTGGGTGGCCCGGTTCGAGATGCACCCCGGACTGGCCGTCGGCTACGTGTTCGACGTGGAGGTGCGCGAGGAGTTCCGGGGCCGGGGCCACGGGCGGACACTGATGCTCCAGGCCGAGCGGATCGCCCTCGGAGCGGGGCACGAGCGGCTGGGCCTGCACGTGGTCACGGCCAACACCCCGGCGGTCCGGCTGTACGAGTCACTGGGCTACGAGCCGACCCGGTACAACCTGGCCAAGCAGCTGTAGGCACCCGGCCGGTGCGCCCGCCCCGCTCGCCGCGGGGCTCAGCCCTGGCCGGCGAGCAGCCGGTCGGCGATCTCCTCGATCCGCTCGCGCAGCCCCTCCTGGCTCCGGCCGCCGTCCAGCCGCTCGCCGCCGATCACATAGGTCGGGGTGCCGGTGACCCCGATCGCCTTGCCCTCGGCCTGGTCGGCGTCGACGATCAGCAGGTGCCGGCCGTCGATCAGGGCGGTGTCGAATTCCTCGGCATCCAGGCCGAGTTCCTCCGCCACCTCGATGAGCAGCGGCTCGCCGGTCCGGCCGAGCTCGGCGGTGCGGGCGAGCACGGCCTCGATGTACGGCCAGTCCTTGCCCTGCGCCGCGGCCTCCTCGGCGGCCTGTGCGGCGGCGTAGGCGTGCTTGTGCTTCTCCAGCGGGAAGTGCCGCAGCCGCACCTCGATCCGGTCGCCGTACCGCGCCCGCAGGGCGTGTACGTCACTGAGGGCGTGGTGGCAGTCGGGGCACTGGAGCTCGCACCAGATGTCGAGGACGACCGGCGCTGCGGGGGTGGAATCACTCATGGGACCAGTCTCCCAGGGTGTGCGGGAGCACCCCGACCGGCACCGCCACCGGCCCGCCGGGTACGTCCCGCTCGCCGCCCGCACGGCACCTTGGGAGGATCCCGGCCCTGATATGTCCCTGAGGTGGGCTCCGGACGTGGCCCCGGGCGCATGGGCAGGTGCAGGATGGAAGGGACGTTTCCCCTGCGCCTGGAGGCACCGATGCTTGCCGAGACCATTTGTTCCGCGGCGTCCGCGGCGGGCCTGGGCATCGCCGCCGTCACCGCGTACCGGAAGCGCTTCCTCGCGGCGACCAGGATCGCGGCCTACTCGCTGGTCCCGATCGGTCTGGTGCTGACCGGTGTCGTCCAGTGGGTGACGGACATCGCGTTCAAGCCGAGCGTCTGGCTGGGCTTCGGTCTGCTGGGGGTGGCGTGGCTGCTGTTCATCACGACCCGCGCGGTCGAGCGGCGCTCGGGCGGCACCCGCAAGGAACGCAGGGCGGCCGCCCGCGCCGCGCGTGACGGTGCGGTGGAGCCGGCCGCCTCGGCCCCCTCGCTGGGGGCGGGTGTCCCGGCTGCCCAGCAGCGGAAGCGGGAGGAGCCGAAGAAGCAGGCCGCAGGCGCGAGCGGACCGGGTGACGACTTCAGCGACATCGAGGCGATCCTGAAGAAGCACGGCATCTGAGGCGCGTCGGGTCCGTGCCCCGCCCGGCGCCGGGTGCGGGGTGCGCGGGAGCCGCGGTGGGGCACCCCGTACGCTATGAATCGATTCACGCATGATCCTTGACGGTGTTCAGGGATCGGGGCTAGCGTCCCGAGCGGATTGAATCAATTCACTCACGCCGTCCGTACGATGGGGTGACGCCGCTGGACCGGTGCGGCCGAGGGCATCAGTGGGGCAGGACAAGTGGCGCGTGTGGCAGGGATCAAGGACGTTGCCCGGCAGGCCGGGGTCTCCGTGGGCACGGTCTCCAACGTGATCAACCGGCCGGAGGCCGTACTTCCCGAGACACGGGCGCGGGTGCTGGCCGCCATCGAGGACCTCGGATACGTCCGCAGCGAGTCGGCCCGCCAGCTCAGGGCGGGACGCAGCCGGATCATGGCCCTCCTCGTCCTGGACATGGGAAACCCCTTCTTCGTCGACGTCGCGCGCGGGGCGGAGCGGGCCGCCCGGCAGGCGGGCCTCGGCGTCATGGTCTGCAACAGCGGCCAGAGCCCGGCGGAAGAGGCCGAGTATCTCGGCCTCTTCGCCGAACAGCGCGTCTGCGGCGTACTGGTCACCCCGGCCGACGCGACCGGCCGCAACCTCGAATCCTTCAGCCGTCACCGGATTCCCTACGTCCTGGTGGACCGGGTCGCTTCCGGCACCGGGACCTGCGCGGTCTCCGTCGACGACGTGCGGGGCGGCGCCCTGGCCGTCGGGCACCTGGTCTCGGCCGGGCACCGCTCGGTGGCCTACGTCAGTGGACCGGGCGACCTGCACCAGATCAGGGACCGCCGCACGGGTGCGCTGTCCGCCCTGGCCGAGGCGGGACTGGAGCCCGAGGCGCTGGTCGAGATCCCCTCGGACCGGCTGGACGTCGCGGCGGGACGCGATGCCGGAGCCCGGCTGCTCGGCCTGGTGCCGCGCCCCACCGCCGTGTTCTGCGCCAACGACCTGCTCGCCCTCGGTGTGCTGCAGTCCCTGTACGCGGCCGGGGTGCGGGTCCCGCAGGACATCGCCATCGTCGGATACGACGACATCGAATTCGCCGCCGCCGCTGCCGTGCCGCTCACCTCGGTCCGTCAGCCGGCCTTCGTGATGGGACGGATGGCCGCCGAACTCCTGCTGGAGGAGGCGGACGACGACGGGCACCACGAGCACCGCAGCGTGGTGCTCCAGCCGGAACTCGTCGTACGCGCGTCGAGTTCCACCCCGCGCTGAGCCCCGCGCGCGACCCGTCGCCCCTGCTGCTGTTTCCTTGATCCGTTCACTCGCGTTGCCCCCTTCAGCCTGCCCGAAACGGAGACGCCGTGCCCCTGTTCGACCTGCCCCTGGACCAACTCCGCTCCTACCGGCCGGAGATCGCTGAACCCGGCGACTTCGACGCCTTCTGGCGGCGCACCCTCGAAGAGGCCTCCGCGTATCCGCTGGACGCGGAGTTCACCGTGCACGACGCGGCCCTGAGCAACGTCGTCGCCCACGACGTGTCGTTCGCCGGCTGGGGCGGCCATCGCATACGCGCCTGGCTGAACGTCCCCGCCGGCGCCGAGGGCCCCCTGCCCACCGTCGTCCACTACCTGGGATACGGGGGCGGGCGCGGCCTGCCCCACGACCACCTGGTGTGGCCCGCCGCGGGATGGGCCACCCTGCTCGTGGACACCCGGGGCCAGGGCGCCGTCAACAACAGCTCGCCGGGCTCCACCCCGGACCCGCACGGCGGCGGCAACCCGCAGTCGCCCGGATTCATGACCCGCGGCATTCTCGACCCCGACGATTACTACTACCGGCGGGTGTTCACCGACGCGGTGCGCGCCGTCGAGGTGGCCCGTACCCACCCGGCCGTCGACGCCGACCGGATCGTCGTGCACGGCGGCAGCCAGGGCGGCGGCATCGCGCAGGCGGTGGCGGGGCTCAGCCCCCACGTGAAGGCGGCCCTGGTCGACGTACCGTTCCTGACGCACTACCGGCGCGCCGTGGAGATCACCGACCGGGACCCGTACCAGGAGATCGTCCGCTTCCTGTCCGCCCAAAGCGGCGTCTGCGAGCAGGTGTTCCGGACCCTCTCGTACTTCGACGGCATCAGCTTCGCCGCTCGGGCGACGGTGCCCGCGCTCTACTCGGTGGCCCTGATGGACCCGGTCTGCCCGCCCTCCACGGTCTTCGCCGCCTACAACAACTGGGCGGGCCCCAAGGAGATCGTCGTCTACCCCTGGAACAACCACGAGGGCGGCGGCTCGGCCCACCGGGGAGCGCAGTTGCGTATGCTGCGCGACCTGAACTGACCGGCTGAGCGGCGGGGGGAGTGCGGGTCTTCCCGAATGCGTGACGCAAGGTCGGACGCCGGAGCGATTGCGACCACCACGTGAGGGGTGAACTCCGGTACCGAAAAAGCATGTTGATCGCCAACGGGGTGCGGTCTGCGTCATGATCGTCCCGAGATGGTGGACACCTCCCGGGGCGACGCCCCCGCACCCCCTGCCGAAGAGCCGCGTGGCTGCCTCTTCGCGCTTTCCCAGCCCCCTCTGATGATCTTCCTCACGGTGATCGGCGGCCTGCTGCTGATGGCCGCGTTGCACGATCTCTTAGTGCTGTGAAGGGCCGGCCGCGGCGCGCCGTGCGGGGTCAGTCGGCCGCCTCCCTGCGGCGCGCCCGGTACGCGGCGACGTGCAGGCGGTTGCCGCAGGTGCGGCTGGAGCAGTAGCGGCGGGAGCGGTTGCGGGAGAGGTCGACGAAGGCGTGCCGGCAGTCCGGCGCCTCGCAGCGCCGCAGCCGCTCCGTCTCGCCCGCCACGATGATGAACGCCAGGGCCATCCCGCAGTCGGCGGCCAGGTGGTCGGCGATCGAGGCGTCCGGCGCGAAGTAGTGCACGTGCCAGTCGTAGCCGTCGTGGTCGCTGAGCTGCGGCGTGGTGCCCGCGGCGGCCACCAGGGAGTTGACGAGCGAGGCGGCGGTCCGGGCGTCGGGCGCCGCGAAGACCGCCGCGAACCGGGCCCGTACGTCGTGAACCGCCCGCAGGTCCTTCTCGTCGAGCTCCGTCACCCCGCTCAGGCGGTGGCGGGCGGCGAAGGCGTGGAGCGCGGGGATGCCGGGGAGTCCGTCGGCCGGCGCCCCGTCCTGCGGCTGCGCGCTCTCGGGCGCGGTGTTCACCAGATCGACCACCGTTTCGAGGGCGATCCGGGTGTCGTGTGGGATCAGCACGCATTCGCTCCCTGGCCTCCGGCGGGCGGGGCGCCCGCCGATGCCGGATGACTCTACTGGCACGGCCACGGCGCCCAGGGGCGGGAGAGGGCCATGGGGCCCCTGGGGCGCGTTTTCCGGCCGTGGCTGCCCGCTTCTGCCCCGGCGGGGCCGACAGGACCGTGGAGGCCCGGCGCGGGGCGTCCGGGCGGGCCGGGGCGGCGGGTGAACGCGGACCGGCGCCGTCACCACGGTGGATTCCGTGGTGACCGCGCCGGTTTCTGCCGTATGAGGTTGTCCGCGCGACGCCGTCTCCCCGAGTCGGACGGCGTCGTGCAGTTCTCGGCCTGGCTCAGCTTTCCGCCAGGATGTGTGAGAGCTCCGTATCGAGATCGAAGTGACGATGCTCGGTGCCCGGCGGAACCGCGGCGTCGGTCCTCTTCAGGAACGACTCCAGGGCCCGTGCCGGGGCCTCCAGAAGCGCTTCGCCCTCTGGGGAACTCAGTGCGATACAGACGACGCCCTGGCCGTGACTACGGGATGGCCAGACGCGGACGTCTCCGGTGCCGGTGGGCCTGTGCAGCCCCTCGGCAAGGAGGTCACGGGCGAAAACCCACTCGACCGTCTCCTCCGCTCCGGTGTGGAAGGTGGCGTGCACGGCATACGGATCGGCCGTGTCATACCGCAGGCCCGCGGGTACAGGCAGTGAGGACTCGCTCGACACAACGAGGCGCAGGTGCAGCTCGCAGCTGACCGTGGTGTTCATAAGCGCCAGGGCCTTTCGCTCAGTGTGCGCTCGGGGATTCGCACGTCGGCGAAATCGACATGCCACCTACGGTGGCGTTGTAAACCCCTCTGACCGTTTTGTGATCCTTCAGGTAGCTCGTACAGCGGTGTGTAACTTTGGGTTATGCGGCCATTCCAGTGACGAGGAGCGTTCCGGTAGGTTGGCCCCCATGAATGCGGAGAGTGACGAGCGGGACGGGGCCGCCGCACCGGCGGATCCGGCGCCCGCGACGGGGGACGTGGCGGGAGGCGTGACGGGGGACGTCACGCCGGATGTGACGAAGGAGGACCCGGAGCTCGGCTCCAGGGCGCCCGGGTTCATCAAGGCGTCCAGGGCGCTGCACCTGAGCTGGCAGGTCGGGGTGTTCCTGGTCGGCCTCGCCGTGGTGGTGGCGGGCATCATCATGCTGCCGCTGCCGGGCCCCGGCTGGCTGGTGATCTTCGGCGGCATGGCGATCTGGGCGACCGAGTTCGTCTGGGCGCAGCTGGTGCTGCGCTGGACGCGCCGGAAGGTCACCGAGGCCGCCAAGCGGGCGCTCGACCCCAAGGTCAGGCGGCGCAACATCGCCCTCACCGTGGTCGGTCTGGTGATCGTCGCGGTGCTGGTGGGGATCTACGTGTGGAAGTTCGGAATCGTCATGCCGTGGAAGATCCACGAGTGACCCCGAGGTGGTCGGGGGGCGCCGCTGACATGGGGTAATGTTTGGCGTGCGCCCGGGGCGATTAGCTCAGTGGGAGAGCGCTTCGTTCACACCGAAGAGGTCACTGGTTCGAACCCAGTATCGCCCACCCCGAACCGACGGCCCGGAAGCTTCTCGAAGCTTCCGGGCCGTCGGCGTTCCCGCGTGCGCTGTTCCCGTGTGTGCTGTTCAGCGAGGCCTGCCCGGGGCCCATGAGGGCGCCCCGGGCCGCGCGCTCACCTCATCGCATCCGCCCCAGGGCGTCCCTCAGCCGCCGGGCGTCGCGCAGCCGCTTCTCGTAGGTCGCCCCGATCGCCAGCAGCACCACCCCGGCCAGCGCCGGAGCCACCCAGCGCGGCATCGCGCCGACCACCTGGACCACGTAGGGCGCGAGCTCGTGCAGCGCGTCCAGTGCCAGCACCGCGCCGCCCAGCACCAGCAGCGCCTGGAGCCGCCACCGCGCCCCCACCAGCGTGATCACGAGCGCCGCCGTGCCGAGCAGCAGCGGCCGCAGCCAGTGCGCATCGGTCCAGGCGGCCACGAGCGAGGGAACCAGCGTCGCCGCCAGGCCCGCCCCGTACGCCGTCCACGACGAAGCCGCGGGATCGCGGCGCCGGCGCAGCACGCCGATCAGCAGCGCCGCGACGGTCACCGGCAGGGTGTACGCCTCCGGGGACGACACCCCCGACGCCGACAGCCGGACCCAGGACGCCGCCAGGAACAGCGCCGTCGCCAGGTAGCCGGCCACCGGCCGCCGCTCCGCACGCAGGGCCGTGCCCGCCGCCAGCACCCCGCACAGGGCCAGCACCAGAGCGAGGAACGGCAGGTCGCCCGCCGCCATCCCGATGGCCGGCACCGCCGCCGCGCCACCGGTCAGCTCCACCGGCAGTGCCACCGCGCGCGCCTTCAGCCGGGCGCCCAGCAGCACGGTCACCGCGGGGACGGCCAGCAGCAGCGGAGCCGCCCGGTGCGCGGCCAGCCCCAGTGAGGCCCCGAACGCGCCCGTCAGCACCACGGCGCAGCCGACCGCCGCGCAAGCCGCCACTGTCCGCACGGCCACCGCCGCCCGGCCCGGCCCGGGGCTCCCGGCCGCGGACGTGCCCAGGGCCACCGCAGCGGCCGTGAACAGCACCAGCAGCGTTCCGAACACCGCGTAGGTGGCCGGCTCCGAGGCCAGCGAGAGCAGCGCCACGTCCACCGCACCCACCGCCCCGCACGCCGACGCCGTCAGCGCCGCCCCCGTCGTCCCTCGCCGCAGACCGCCCACCGCCACCGCGAACACGACGGCGAACAGCACGAGTTGTACGGCGACGGCCGCCGCGTACGAGGCATCCAGCGCCGCGGGCAGCACCGTGAGCCCCGCCCAGCCGAGCACCGGAGCCATCGCCCCGACCGCACCCCGCGCCGAGGGGCCGGGGGAGAGCACGTCCCCGGTCCACCGCAGCACGCCCTCCCACCACCGGTAGCCCGCCGCGAACGCCCCGGCCACCAAGAGCAGGATGACGGGGGCCGCGCCCATCTCCGTCCACGGCAGCTCCGACGCACCCAGCGCGCCCCGGGCGCCGCCCTGCGGCGCGCCCGCCCACACCCGGCCCAGCTGCGACACCGGACCCACCAGCGACCCCGCGACCGGCGGCAGCGAGAACAGCACCGACCCCGCGGTCACCGCCCCCGACGCCCACACCAGCCCCTGCCCGGCCGGACGCCCCAGCGGAGCCCGTACACCGGCCAACAGCGCCCCGCCGCACAGCAGATACACCGGAACCGTCCAGCCGTCCGGCACCCCGGCGGCCACCACCGAGGCGACGGCGGCCACCGCCGCGAGACCGGCCACGAGGCCGCCGCCCACCGCGGCCGCCGCCGGCGCCCGCCGGGCCCCGGACAGCGCGATCGCCGACCCCGCCAGCAGCAGCGCCCCCGATGCCAGCGCGCCCGACGGCGCATCGGCCGTCATCGACCTGAGCAGCGCCACCAACAGCCCCGCGCCACCGGTCGCACAGAGCGCGACGCAGGCCGTCACCCGTACCTCGGTCCGCTTCACCCCCACCGCGATCACACAGTCCAGCGCGGCCGTCGTCAGCAGCGCGGCGGAGAACACCAGGGCGTCCGCCCGCGCCGCACACGCCCAGAACAGCAACGGCAGTTGCGCGATCAGCACCGCGGCGGGCAACGGCAGCCACAGCCTCCCGAGCAGCAGCCCGTACGCCGCCCACAGCACCGACAGCACCGCCGAAGCGCCGGCCGCGAAGCCCAGGACGCCCGTCCCCGGCGCGGCCACCTCGTGCAGCGCGAAGGCGTCCAGAACCATCAGCACCGACGCGAGGGCCGCGAGCGCCTCCGCCGTGGCGGTGAGCCCCCGGCGCAGCAGCACCGCCGGTGCGGCCAGCGCCGCCAGCGTCAGGGTCGTCAGCACCGCCGTACGGCCGCTGATCCCCAGGTGGCCCCAGCTGACCAGGGTGAAGGCGATCGCCGCGACCGTCAGCAGCAGCCCGCCGAGGGTCAGCAGCACATTCTGCGCACCCCCGCTGCGGACCGGCGGAGCGGGCAGCCGGACGGGCGGACGGGGGGCGGGCGGCGGGACCGCGGATCCGGGAGGGGCGGTCACCGACGGGCCGGGTGTCCGCAGGACGCCGAGCAGCCAGGTGCGACGTTGCAGCAGTTGGGACCGGCGCAGGTCCAGCCCGGCGAGTTCACGGTCGAGGAGCGCCAATTCCTCGGCGGGCGGCGGCAGATGTTCCATGGACGCGAGTGTGGCGGGGGTCACGCACCGGGGCATGCGCACGCGTACTCAGTTCTCCGGCTGAGTATGCGCATCCTGGACACATGGACTGGAGCCACTACCGATTTGTCACCGTCTGGGACCTCGATGCCCCGCCCGGCGCCGTGTACCGGCTCCTGGAACAGGTGGATCAGTACCCGCGATGGTGGCCGCAGGTCCGCGAGGCCGGCCCCGCCGACGACACCTCGGGCACCACCCGGATCCGGTCCCTGCTCCCGTACGACCTCGTCATCACGGTCCGCGAACGGCGTCGCGACCCGCACGCCGGGGTCCTCGAAGTGGCTATCACCGGCGACCTGGAGGGCTGGGCCCGCTGGACCGTCACCCCGCACGGGGCCGGCAGCCGGGCCACGTACGAACAGGAGGTCCAGGTCCGCAAGAGGCTGCTGCGGGTGCTCGCGGTGCCGGGGCGCCCGGCGTTCCGGGCCAATCACGCGCTGATGATGCGGGCCGGACGCCGCGGGCTGGCGGCGCGGCTGGAAGCGGTTTGAACCACACCCGCGGAGCCCTGTATGGTTCAACCCGTTCCCGGGCGATTAGCTCAGTGGGAGAGCGCTTCGTTCACACCGAAGAGGTCACTGGTTCGAACCCAGTATCGCCCACCCCGGGAGAAGCCGGTCCGTCAGCGACACCGACGGATCGGCTTCTGCGTGTCCGCGTCCGTTCCCCCGTCCCGCTCACGCCGCCGCGCGCAGCTCCGGACGCAACGGCCACGCCGGGTCCACCGTCTCCGGCGTGCCGCTCCTGGCGAACCAGGCCTGCAGGCCGCGCGCCTGGGCGGCGTGCCACACCGCCTGCAGCGTGTGCAGCTCCGCCGGGGTCAGCCGCTCCAGCCGGGTGGCGAACCGCCGCCCCACCGCCCGGACCAGCTCCAGTGAGGCCGAGGCGTCGGCCGCCGCGTCGTGCGCCCCGTCCAGCACCACCCCGTACAGCTCGCACAGGTCCGTGAGGGTGCGCCGGCCCTTGCGGTAGCGGTCCAGGTGCTTGTCGAGCACCCGCGGGTCCAGTACGCACAGCGGCGCCTCGCCCAGATACCCGGCCAGCGACGACGCCCGGTGCCGCTTGAGCTCGCGGTCCAGCAGCGTCAGGTCGAACGGCGCGTTCATCACCACCAGCGGCCGGCCCGCCGCACTCTGCTCGGCCAGTGCCCTCGCTATCTCCTCCACCACCGGTGCGGGCCACCGCCCGTTGCGCTGGAGGTGGTCATCGGTCAGACCGTGGATCTCCGTCGCCCCCAGGGGCACCGGCACCCCCGGATTCACCAGCCAGCGGGTGACGCGCATCCGCCCGCCGGTACTGTCCTGGACGACGAGGGCGGCCGACACGATCCGGTCCCCCTCCACGTCCACTCCCGTCGTCTCGGTGTCAAAAGCGGCCAGTGGCCCCTCGTACCAATGAGTCATCCCCGAACTCCTCGCGCCCGAGCGGCAGATGGCGTGATTCCTCTGCCCGGTTCGGTGATACCCGCACCCTTTGCCTGATACGCCGTTTGCGGGCGGTCCACTGCGGTGACAACACA
This window of the Streptomyces sp. 840.1 genome carries:
- a CDS encoding acetylxylan esterase; this translates as MPLFDLPLDQLRSYRPEIAEPGDFDAFWRRTLEEASAYPLDAEFTVHDAALSNVVAHDVSFAGWGGHRIRAWLNVPAGAEGPLPTVVHYLGYGGGRGLPHDHLVWPAAGWATLLVDTRGQGAVNNSSPGSTPDPHGGGNPQSPGFMTRGILDPDDYYYRRVFTDAVRAVEVARTHPAVDADRIVVHGGSQGGGIAQAVAGLSPHVKAALVDVPFLTHYRRAVEITDRDPYQEIVRFLSAQSGVCEQVFRTLSYFDGISFAARATVPALYSVALMDPVCPPSTVFAAYNNWAGPKEIVVYPWNNHEGGGSAHRGAQLRMLRDLN
- a CDS encoding SRPBCC family protein, giving the protein MDWSHYRFVTVWDLDAPPGAVYRLLEQVDQYPRWWPQVREAGPADDTSGTTRIRSLLPYDLVITVRERRRDPHAGVLEVAITGDLEGWARWTVTPHGAGSRATYEQEVQVRKRLLRVLAVPGRPAFRANHALMMRAGRRGLAARLEAV
- a CDS encoding LacI family DNA-binding transcriptional regulator yields the protein MARVAGIKDVARQAGVSVGTVSNVINRPEAVLPETRARVLAAIEDLGYVRSESARQLRAGRSRIMALLVLDMGNPFFVDVARGAERAARQAGLGVMVCNSGQSPAEEAEYLGLFAEQRVCGVLVTPADATGRNLESFSRHRIPYVLVDRVASGTGTCAVSVDDVRGGALAVGHLVSAGHRSVAYVSGPGDLHQIRDRRTGALSALAEAGLEPEALVEIPSDRLDVAAGRDAGARLLGLVPRPTAVFCANDLLALGVLQSLYAAGVRVPQDIAIVGYDDIEFAAAAAVPLTSVRQPAFVMGRMAAELLLEEADDDGHHEHRSVVLQPELVVRASSSTPR
- a CDS encoding aminotransferase class IV; its protein translation is MRIWVNGELRDADDARVSVLDHGLTVGDGIFETVRTTGGRPFALTRHLDRLARSARGLGLPAPDLDEVRRACAAVIEANPAALGRLRITYTGGISPLGSDRGTAGPGLVVALGEVKRRPDTTAVITVPWTRNERGALTGLKTTSYAENVVALARAHEHGATEALFANTVGQLCEGTGSNVFVVLDGQLHTPPVASGCLAGITRALAVEWTGAQETELPFDVLERAEEIFLTSTLRDIQSVHRVDGRELPGGPGPVTAKAMSVFDERAGDDLDP
- a CDS encoding GNAT family N-acetyltransferase: MTTTLRPSGPIRTGADGARDRAYDVCDNGRPVGAVEIAVEPGPAGGAGLLRSLRIDEPVRRRGRGTIAALAAEEVLRGWGCTQVRTSVDPAGTAAQGLAAALGYTERSRNMIKTLPSDPPTLPDGLTARPMTPDEFARWEDGAVAAYAESLTTRGMPAEAALRAARTSHAGHLPDGLDTEGAHLHFLIHEGGTVGHVWVARFEMHPGLAVGYVFDVEVREEFRGRGHGRTLMLQAERIALGAGHERLGLHVVTANTPAVRLYESLGYEPTRYNLAKQL
- a CDS encoding DsbA family protein; protein product: MSDSTPAAPVVLDIWCELQCPDCHHALSDVHALRARYGDRIEVRLRHFPLEKHKHAYAAAQAAEEAAAQGKDWPYIEAVLARTAELGRTGEPLLIEVAEELGLDAEEFDTALIDGRHLLIVDADQAEGKAIGVTGTPTYVIGGERLDGGRSQEGLRERIEEIADRLLAGQG
- a CDS encoding TIGR02611 family protein; amino-acid sequence: MNAESDERDGAAAPADPAPATGDVAGGVTGDVTPDVTKEDPELGSRAPGFIKASRALHLSWQVGVFLVGLAVVVAGIIMLPLPGPGWLVIFGGMAIWATEFVWAQLVLRWTRRKVTEAAKRALDPKVRRRNIALTVVGLVIVAVLVGIYVWKFGIVMPWKIHE
- a CDS encoding SCO7613 C-terminal domain-containing membrane protein is translated as MEHLPPPAEELALLDRELAGLDLRRSQLLQRRTWLLGVLRTPGPSVTAPPGSAVPPPAPRPPVRLPAPPVRSGGAQNVLLTLGGLLLTVAAIAFTLVSWGHLGISGRTAVLTTLTLAALAAPAVLLRRGLTATAEALAALASVLMVLDAFALHEVAAPGTGVLGFAAGASAVLSVLWAAYGLLLGRLWLPLPAAVLIAQLPLLFWACAARADALVFSAALLTTAALDCVIAVGVKRTEVRVTACVALCATGGAGLLVALLRSMTADAPSGALASGALLLAGSAIALSGARRAPAAAAVGGGLVAGLAAVAAVASVVAAGVPDGWTVPVYLLCGGALLAGVRAPLGRPAGQGLVWASGAVTAGSVLFSLPPVAGSLVGPVSQLGRVWAGAPQGGARGALGASELPWTEMGAAPVILLLVAGAFAAGYRWWEGVLRWTGDVLSPGPSARGAVGAMAPVLGWAGLTVLPAALDASYAAAVAVQLVLFAVVFAVAVGGLRRGTTGAALTASACGAVGAVDVALLSLASEPATYAVFGTLLVLFTAAAVALGTSAAGSPGPGRAAVAVRTVAACAAVGCAVVLTGAFGASLGLAAHRAAPLLLAVPAVTVLLGARLKARAVALPVELTGGAAAVPAIGMAAGDLPFLALVLALCGVLAAGTALRAERRPVAGYLATALFLAASWVRLSASGVSSPEAYTLPVTVAALLIGVLRRRRDPAASSWTAYGAGLAATLVPSLVAAWTDAHWLRPLLLGTAALVITLVGARWRLQALLVLGGAVLALDALHELAPYVVQVVGAMPRWVAPALAGVVLLAIGATYEKRLRDARRLRDALGRMR
- a CDS encoding CGNR zinc finger domain-containing protein codes for the protein MLIPHDTRIALETVVDLVNTAPESAQPQDGAPADGLPGIPALHAFAARHRLSGVTELDEKDLRAVHDVRARFAAVFAAPDARTAASLVNSLVAAAGTTPQLSDHDGYDWHVHYFAPDASIADHLAADCGMALAFIIVAGETERLRRCEAPDCRHAFVDLSRNRSRRYCSSRTCGNRLHVAAYRARRREAAD
- a CDS encoding SsgA family sporulation/cell division regulator: MNTTVSCELHLRLVVSSESSLPVPAGLRYDTADPYAVHATFHTGAEETVEWVFARDLLAEGLHRPTGTGDVRVWPSRSHGQGVVCIALSSPEGEALLEAPARALESFLKRTDAAVPPGTEHRHFDLDTELSHILAES
- a CDS encoding 3'-5' exonuclease; protein product: MTHWYEGPLAAFDTETTGVDVEGDRIVSAALVVQDSTGGRMRVTRWLVNPGVPVPLGATEIHGLTDDHLQRNGRWPAPVVEEIARALAEQSAAGRPLVVMNAPFDLTLLDRELKRHRASSLAGYLGEAPLCVLDPRVLDKHLDRYRKGRRTLTDLCELYGVVLDGAHDAAADASASLELVRAVGRRFATRLERLTPAELHTLQAVWHAAQARGLQAWFARSGTPETVDPAWPLRPELRAAA